The following are encoded together in the Kribbella sp. CA-293567 genome:
- a CDS encoding phytoene desaturase family protein: protein MNDAVVVGAGPNGLVAANLLADAGWDVVLLEANDAIGGAVRSSTDVDAAFVHDTFSSFYPLAAVSPTIQGLNLQEHGLEWSDAPAPVGNPLRGGGWSLVHPDAADTAAALDAHSPGDGQAWLDLYSDWQRVGPAITEALLSPFPPVRAGVDLLRHLLGARGLKRLQLLIGPVRSVADQRFSGAAAKMLLVTNSQHADIAPTSIGSGLMGWLLVMIAQQHGYPVPRGGAGRLSQALADRFTARGGTIVCQARVDEIVIRGGRAVGVRTTDGTEYSARRAVLADVSAPALYCHLIPRQDLPFHVLQRLRFFKWDPATVKVDWALSTPIPWRDSPELAPGTAHIADSVDDLRRWARQLAGDWIPDRPFLLMGQMTTADATRSPAGTESAWAYTHVPQHTRGDAGGRLSGSWDAADAETMTERIEARVEEYAPGFTDRITARRILTPFELERRNANLVGGAVNGGTSGLTQELVLRPMPGLGRAETAIKSLYLASASAHPGGGVHGACGSNAARAALFHAR from the coding sequence GTGAACGACGCAGTGGTCGTCGGTGCCGGACCCAACGGCCTGGTCGCCGCCAACCTGCTGGCCGACGCCGGGTGGGACGTGGTGCTACTGGAGGCCAACGACGCGATCGGTGGCGCGGTCCGAAGCTCCACCGACGTCGACGCCGCCTTCGTGCACGACACCTTCAGCTCGTTCTATCCTTTGGCCGCCGTATCGCCGACGATCCAGGGCCTGAACCTCCAGGAGCACGGCCTGGAGTGGTCCGACGCGCCGGCCCCGGTCGGCAACCCACTGCGCGGCGGCGGCTGGTCCCTGGTCCATCCCGATGCCGCTGACACCGCAGCCGCGCTGGACGCGCACAGTCCCGGCGACGGTCAGGCCTGGCTGGACCTGTACTCCGACTGGCAACGCGTCGGGCCGGCGATCACCGAGGCCTTGCTCAGCCCGTTCCCCCCGGTCAGGGCCGGCGTCGACCTGCTCCGGCACCTGCTGGGTGCGCGTGGGCTGAAGCGCCTGCAGTTGCTGATCGGGCCGGTCCGGTCGGTCGCCGACCAGCGGTTCTCGGGTGCGGCCGCGAAGATGCTGCTGGTCACCAACTCGCAGCACGCCGACATCGCGCCGACCTCCATCGGGTCGGGACTGATGGGCTGGTTGCTGGTGATGATCGCGCAGCAGCACGGATACCCCGTTCCGCGCGGCGGTGCGGGACGTCTGTCCCAGGCCCTCGCCGACCGTTTCACGGCTCGCGGCGGCACGATCGTCTGCCAGGCGCGGGTCGACGAGATCGTGATCCGCGGCGGCCGGGCCGTCGGCGTACGGACCACGGACGGTACGGAGTACTCCGCTCGGCGAGCCGTCCTGGCCGACGTCTCGGCACCCGCTCTCTACTGCCACCTGATCCCCCGCCAGGATCTTCCCTTCCACGTGCTGCAGCGGTTGCGGTTCTTCAAGTGGGATCCCGCCACCGTCAAGGTCGACTGGGCGCTCAGCACGCCGATCCCCTGGCGAGACTCGCCGGAGCTGGCACCCGGCACGGCACACATCGCGGATTCGGTGGACGACCTCCGGCGCTGGGCCCGCCAACTCGCCGGCGACTGGATCCCGGACCGGCCTTTCCTGCTGATGGGACAGATGACGACGGCGGACGCGACCCGTTCACCGGCCGGCACCGAGTCTGCCTGGGCCTACACCCACGTTCCCCAGCACACCCGCGGCGACGCCGGCGGCCGGCTCTCCGGATCGTGGGACGCCGCTGACGCCGAGACGATGACCGAGCGCATCGAGGCGCGGGTGGAGGAGTACGCCCCGGGTTTCACCGACCGGATCACCGCCCGCAGAATCCTCACGCCGTTCGAGCTCGAACGGCGCAACGCGAACCTGGTCGGCGGCGCCGTCAACGGCGGGACCTCGGGCCTCACCCAGGAGCTGGTACTGCGGCCGATGCCGGGCCTCGGCCGGGCCGAGACCGCGATCAAGTCGCTGTACCTGGCCTCGGCCTCAGCGCATCCGGGCGGCGGAGTACACGGTGCCTGTGGCTCCAACGCAGCTCGCGCCGCGCTCTTTCACGCCCGCTGA
- a CDS encoding alcohol dehydrogenase catalytic domain-containing protein translates to MKALTWQGKRKIEYSEVPDPVIEQPTDAIIQVTSTGICGSDLHLYEVMGPFLEPGDVLGHEPMGVVVETGTEVPNLKVGDRVVIPFGIACGKCFMCDRGLQSQCETTQVRDEGMGAALFGYTRLYGQVPGGQAEYLRVPQAQYGPIVVPAGPADDRFVFLSDVLPTAWQAVEYAAVPEGGTLAVIGLGPIGDMAARIGLHRGYRVLGIDLVPERLARAQARGVETLEYSDEVAEQVRQLTGGRGPDSVVDAVGMEAHGSPKAQVAHRLVGLMPDAVAEKMMQTVGVDRLAAFYLAIELVRRGGTISLSGVYGGAASPLPLLTMFDKQIQLRMGQGNVRRWVDDILPLLGDDDPLGVDGFATHRMPLSEGPAAYEMFQKKQDGAVKVLLTP, encoded by the coding sequence ATGAAAGCACTCACCTGGCAGGGCAAACGCAAGATCGAGTACTCCGAGGTCCCGGATCCGGTGATCGAGCAGCCGACCGACGCGATCATCCAGGTCACCTCGACCGGGATCTGCGGGTCCGACCTGCACCTGTACGAGGTGATGGGACCGTTCCTGGAGCCCGGCGACGTGCTCGGTCACGAGCCGATGGGGGTGGTGGTCGAAACCGGTACGGAGGTGCCGAACCTGAAGGTCGGCGACCGGGTGGTGATCCCGTTCGGGATCGCCTGCGGGAAATGCTTCATGTGCGATCGCGGGCTGCAGTCCCAGTGCGAGACCACTCAGGTACGTGACGAGGGCATGGGTGCGGCACTGTTCGGCTACACGCGGCTCTACGGGCAGGTGCCGGGTGGCCAGGCGGAGTACCTGAGGGTGCCGCAGGCGCAGTACGGGCCGATCGTGGTTCCCGCTGGTCCGGCCGACGATCGTTTCGTCTTCCTCTCGGACGTGCTGCCGACCGCCTGGCAGGCGGTCGAGTACGCCGCCGTGCCCGAGGGCGGAACGCTCGCGGTGATCGGGCTGGGCCCGATCGGGGACATGGCCGCCAGGATCGGGCTGCACCGTGGTTACCGGGTGCTCGGGATCGATCTGGTGCCCGAGCGTCTCGCTCGCGCCCAGGCCCGCGGGGTGGAGACGCTCGAGTACTCCGACGAGGTGGCCGAGCAGGTCCGGCAGCTGACCGGTGGACGTGGTCCCGACTCGGTGGTCGACGCCGTCGGCATGGAGGCGCACGGCTCGCCGAAGGCGCAGGTCGCCCATCGGCTGGTCGGGCTGATGCCGGACGCCGTCGCGGAGAAGATGATGCAGACCGTCGGTGTCGACCGGCTGGCCGCGTTCTACCTGGCGATCGAGCTGGTCCGCCGGGGCGGCACGATCTCGCTGAGCGGCGTGTACGGCGGGGCCGCGTCCCCGTTGCCGCTGCTGACGATGTTCGACAAGCAGATCCAGTTGCGGATGGGACAGGGCAACGTGCGCCGCTGGGTGGACGACATCCTGCCGCTGCTGGGCGACGACGACCCGCTCGGTGTCGACGGGTTCGCGACCCACCGGATGCCGTTGTCCGAGGGGCCGGCCGCCTACGAGATGTTCCAGAAGAAGCAGGACGGGGCCGTGAAGGTGCTGTTGACCCCGTGA
- a CDS encoding APC family permease: protein MSLKREVTTPLLYLFILGDILGAGVYVLVGEVAAESGGAVWVPLVLALVLALLTATSYAELATKYPRAGGASHYSHKAFGPFAGFVVGFCMLAAGIVSVGALARAFGGEYLTEFVELPAILVAVVFLAVLAALNAYGIKDSLRANVVATVIEVSGLLLIIGLGFWLIARGDSDPGRLDQLGRPGSGALAATLGGAVLAYYSFVGFETSVNLAEETKNPRRSYPRALFGALATAGVVYLLVGVVTSAAVPTDQLAESSGPLLEVVRAAGGVPTWVFSAIALVAVANGALLTGIMSSRLAFGMARDGLLPTVLARLLPGRGTPWVAILVTSALSLLLATTGQVAELAATLVLLLLIVFTAVNLAVLVLRRDSGEADHYRAPTIVPALGIGSCLLLFTQIEAAVWLRGGIILAVGAILGLVAARRIRQPEHQSQ from the coding sequence ATGAGCCTGAAACGCGAGGTCACCACACCACTGCTGTACCTGTTCATCCTCGGCGACATCCTCGGTGCCGGCGTGTACGTGCTGGTCGGCGAGGTCGCCGCGGAGTCGGGTGGCGCGGTGTGGGTGCCGCTCGTGCTGGCCCTGGTCCTCGCGCTGCTGACCGCGACGTCGTACGCCGAACTCGCGACCAAGTACCCGCGCGCCGGCGGTGCCTCGCACTACTCCCACAAGGCGTTCGGCCCGTTCGCGGGGTTCGTGGTGGGGTTCTGCATGCTGGCCGCCGGCATTGTGTCGGTCGGTGCGCTGGCCAGGGCTTTCGGTGGGGAGTACCTGACCGAGTTCGTCGAATTGCCGGCGATCCTCGTCGCGGTCGTCTTCCTCGCGGTGCTGGCGGCGCTGAACGCCTACGGGATCAAGGACTCGCTGCGGGCCAACGTGGTGGCGACCGTGATCGAGGTGTCGGGCCTGCTGCTCATCATCGGCCTCGGCTTCTGGCTGATCGCGCGCGGCGACAGTGATCCCGGCCGGCTGGACCAGCTCGGCCGTCCGGGCAGCGGCGCCCTCGCGGCGACGCTGGGCGGGGCGGTGCTGGCGTACTACTCGTTCGTCGGGTTCGAGACCTCGGTCAACCTGGCGGAGGAGACCAAGAATCCGCGCCGGTCCTATCCGCGAGCTCTGTTCGGTGCTCTCGCGACGGCCGGCGTCGTCTATCTGCTGGTCGGCGTGGTGACCAGCGCGGCCGTCCCCACCGATCAGCTGGCCGAGTCCAGCGGGCCGCTGCTCGAGGTGGTCAGGGCCGCGGGCGGCGTACCCACCTGGGTGTTCAGCGCCATCGCGCTGGTGGCGGTCGCGAACGGCGCACTGCTGACCGGCATCATGTCGTCCCGGCTGGCCTTCGGAATGGCGCGGGACGGTCTGCTGCCCACCGTGCTGGCCAGGCTGCTGCCAGGTCGCGGTACGCCGTGGGTCGCGATCCTGGTGACCTCCGCGCTTTCATTGCTATTGGCAACGACTGGTCAGGTGGCCGAGCTGGCCGCGACCCTGGTGCTGCTGTTGCTGATCGTCTTCACGGCGGTCAACCTGGCCGTGCTGGTGCTCCGGCGGGACTCGGGCGAAGCCGATCACTACAGAGCGCCGACCATCGTGCCGGCGCTGGGAATCGGTTCCTGCCTGCTGCTCTTCACCCAGATCGAGGCAGCCGTGTGGCTGCGGGGCGGGATCATCCTGGCCGTCGGCGCGATCCTCGGCCTCGTCGCGGCCCGCCGGATCCGGCAGCCCGAGCACCAGTCCCAGTGA
- a CDS encoding ANTAR domain-containing protein: MPQPTTDSGPRFRWLARSGPELEAQLDFAPRLLIVRLTGRLTGRSGKPLRSILYDAWSQRPERVAIDTTALTHYDESGLKALAGAVENAAVAAAPPVGIVGLGPRHREVVQQLCADGKSSVRTFAAMAEAVEALLAVPGAPLPDKEILLAEIQHLHRALLSRAAIDQAKGILMAVYGLEAEAAFAMLAWHSRESRIPLRELVTRFLAAVRDLPAGSLTVELADSVFADITHPRDESVRSQAQEGSS, encoded by the coding sequence TTGCCGCAGCCCACCACCGACTCCGGCCCGCGGTTCCGCTGGCTGGCCCGGTCCGGCCCGGAGCTCGAGGCCCAGCTGGACTTCGCTCCGCGACTCCTGATCGTCCGGCTGACCGGCCGGCTCACCGGCAGGTCGGGCAAACCGCTGCGCTCGATCCTGTACGACGCCTGGAGCCAGCGACCCGAGCGGGTCGCGATCGACACGACCGCCCTGACCCACTACGACGAGAGCGGGCTGAAGGCGCTGGCCGGAGCCGTCGAGAACGCGGCCGTGGCGGCGGCTCCGCCGGTCGGCATCGTCGGCCTGGGCCCGCGGCACCGCGAGGTCGTCCAACAGCTCTGCGCCGACGGCAAGAGCAGCGTGCGCACCTTCGCCGCGATGGCGGAGGCGGTCGAGGCCCTGCTGGCGGTACCGGGCGCGCCCTTACCGGACAAGGAAATCCTGCTGGCCGAGATCCAGCACCTGCATCGTGCACTGTTGTCCCGCGCGGCGATCGACCAGGCGAAGGGCATCCTGATGGCCGTCTACGGTCTGGAGGCCGAGGCCGCCTTCGCAATGCTGGCCTGGCACTCACGGGAGAGCAGGATCCCGCTGCGTGAACTGGTGACCCGCTTCCTGGCCGCGGTGCGCGACCTGCCGGCCGGCAGCCTGACCGTGGAGTTGGCTGACTCGGTCTTCGCCGACATCACCCACCCGCGCGACGAGTCCGTCCGGAGCCAGGCGCAGGAAGGCAGTTCCTGA
- a CDS encoding YihY/virulence factor BrkB family protein: MSRRRQDVPGAEAGKPTEIPAKGWWQVTRRAWAEAKSDQVPLLAAGVAFFGFLSVFPAVAAAVLTFGLVADPAKLRSQAEELTAAMPASGRELLLQQLDALTSAPRQGLGIGVAIAVVAALWSASGGVGYLLTAVDLAYDEEENRGFVRRKLLALGMTLGAIVFVLLAIAVFAAGAAIGDELPTPLRILLGAARLLVAILLITVALAVVYRLGPDRDAPRMRWVSTGAMVATVIWLVASIGFSIYVETFGNYAKTYGSLAAVVILMLWLWLTAYAVLLGAEINAEAEQQTAKDTTKGEPRPLGERNAVKADSVPE, from the coding sequence ATGAGCAGACGACGGCAAGACGTACCGGGAGCCGAGGCCGGCAAGCCGACCGAGATTCCGGCCAAAGGCTGGTGGCAGGTGACCCGGCGGGCATGGGCCGAGGCCAAGTCCGACCAGGTCCCGCTGCTGGCGGCGGGAGTCGCCTTCTTCGGGTTCCTCTCGGTGTTTCCTGCCGTCGCTGCCGCGGTACTGACTTTCGGCCTGGTCGCGGATCCCGCAAAGCTCCGCAGCCAGGCCGAGGAGCTGACCGCGGCGATGCCGGCGTCAGGGCGCGAGCTGCTGCTTCAGCAACTCGACGCCCTGACGTCGGCACCGCGGCAAGGGCTGGGAATCGGCGTCGCCATCGCTGTCGTGGCCGCGCTGTGGAGCGCGTCCGGTGGCGTGGGCTATCTGTTGACGGCGGTCGACCTCGCCTACGACGAAGAGGAGAACCGCGGCTTCGTCCGGCGGAAGCTGCTGGCCCTCGGGATGACGCTGGGAGCGATCGTTTTCGTACTGCTGGCGATCGCGGTGTTCGCGGCCGGCGCTGCGATCGGCGACGAACTGCCGACGCCGTTGCGGATTCTGCTGGGGGCCGCGCGCCTGCTGGTGGCGATCCTCCTGATCACAGTGGCACTGGCCGTGGTGTACCGGCTGGGTCCCGATCGGGACGCGCCGCGGATGCGCTGGGTCTCCACCGGGGCCATGGTGGCGACAGTGATCTGGCTGGTCGCGTCGATCGGGTTCTCGATCTATGTCGAGACGTTCGGCAACTACGCGAAGACGTACGGCAGCCTCGCGGCCGTGGTGATCCTGATGCTGTGGCTCTGGCTGACCGCGTACGCCGTCCTGCTGGGCGCCGAGATCAACGCGGAGGCCGAACAGCAGACCGCCAAGGACACCACGAAGGGTGAGCCGCGGCCGCTCGGCGAACGGAACGCCGTGAAGGCCGACTCCGTGCCGGAGTGA
- a CDS encoding SDR family NAD(P)-dependent oxidoreductase, which yields MTRVVVVTGASSGIGLAAARAFAKQGAQLVLAARSPDSLAVAEGLCTADGGEVLAVPTDVADAAQVDDLMAAAENRFGRIDVVVHAAAVLVYGRFEDVPGEIFDQVITVNVQGTANVGRSALRIFRRRHSGTLIVVGSLLGKIATPYLSSYVTTKWAVHGLTRSWQLEVKADPGVEVALVWPGSVNTPAYSQAGNYAGWVGRPPPPVDPPERVARRIVRLADRPVRSASVGVANGLTLFGFRALPGVFDVLVTPLMRAGGLSRVQTDPHPGNVMTASPAGDAEYGRWGRHWLRPLAGTALTAVAVTGWKAIRRRQRA from the coding sequence GTGACCCGCGTTGTCGTGGTCACCGGGGCCTCGAGCGGGATCGGTCTCGCCGCCGCCCGGGCCTTTGCGAAACAGGGCGCACAGCTTGTTCTCGCCGCCCGTTCCCCGGACAGCCTCGCCGTCGCCGAAGGACTCTGCACGGCCGACGGCGGTGAGGTGCTGGCCGTGCCGACCGACGTGGCGGACGCCGCGCAGGTCGACGACCTGATGGCGGCGGCGGAGAACCGGTTCGGCCGGATCGACGTCGTGGTACATGCCGCCGCGGTTCTGGTCTACGGACGGTTCGAGGACGTTCCGGGCGAGATCTTCGACCAGGTGATCACTGTCAACGTGCAGGGTACGGCGAACGTCGGGCGCTCGGCGCTGCGGATCTTCCGCCGCCGGCACAGCGGAACCCTGATCGTGGTCGGCTCGTTGCTGGGCAAGATCGCGACGCCGTACCTGAGCTCCTATGTGACCACGAAGTGGGCCGTGCACGGTCTGACCCGGTCGTGGCAGCTCGAGGTCAAGGCCGATCCCGGCGTCGAGGTCGCGCTGGTCTGGCCGGGGTCGGTCAACACGCCGGCCTACTCGCAGGCCGGGAACTACGCCGGCTGGGTCGGCCGTCCGCCGCCGCCCGTCGATCCGCCGGAGCGAGTGGCCCGGCGGATCGTCCGGCTGGCCGATCGGCCGGTCCGGTCGGCTTCGGTCGGTGTGGCCAACGGCCTTACCCTGTTCGGTTTCCGAGCGCTGCCCGGGGTGTTCGACGTGCTGGTGACGCCACTGATGAGGGCCGGCGGACTCTCCCGCGTCCAGACCGATCCGCATCCCGGCAACGTGATGACGGCGAGCCCGGCCGGCGACGCGGAGTACGGGCGCTGGGGCCGGCACTGGCTGCGCCCGCTCGCCGGTACTGCGCTGACTGCCGTGGCCGTGACCGGCTGGAAGGCGATCCGCCGCCGTCAGCGGGCGTGA
- a CDS encoding sigma-70 family RNA polymerase sigma factor, whose product MTTTGSTSLQDKESPAVEQRRREQQAAEVERILREAATATGDRRARLLDQAILLDVPMARTLASRYYRRGVDTDDVNQVAYMGLVKAANGYRPGPETDFRSYAIPTIRGEIRRYFRDRAWMVRPPRRIQEIQSELTAAEGELASTLHRWPTDHELADAIGVPVDHVIDAKRAQGCFRPSSLDAPLPSTPTLSLASTLADDCDTYQLVDSIEALRPVVADLPDRDRLILHRRFVDHRTQAEIGAEIGVSQMQVSRLLREIILLLRSALVA is encoded by the coding sequence ATGACCACTACTGGTTCCACCTCCCTGCAGGACAAGGAATCCCCGGCCGTCGAGCAGCGGCGGCGTGAACAACAGGCTGCCGAGGTGGAGAGAATTCTCCGCGAGGCGGCCACGGCGACCGGCGATCGCCGGGCCCGGCTGCTGGACCAGGCGATCCTGCTGGACGTGCCGATGGCACGCACCCTCGCCTCGCGGTACTACCGCCGGGGCGTCGACACCGATGATGTGAACCAGGTCGCGTACATGGGGCTGGTCAAGGCCGCCAACGGCTACCGGCCGGGTCCGGAGACGGATTTCCGCTCCTACGCGATCCCGACCATCCGCGGTGAGATCCGCCGCTACTTCCGCGACCGGGCCTGGATGGTGCGGCCACCGCGCCGGATCCAGGAGATCCAGTCCGAGCTCACCGCCGCCGAAGGCGAGCTCGCCTCGACCCTGCACCGCTGGCCGACCGACCACGAACTCGCCGACGCGATCGGCGTACCGGTGGACCATGTCATCGATGCCAAGCGGGCGCAGGGCTGCTTCCGGCCGTCCTCCCTGGACGCTCCCCTGCCGTCCACCCCGACGCTGTCGCTGGCCAGCACCCTCGCCGACGACTGCGACACCTACCAGCTCGTCGACAGCATCGAGGCGCTGCGGCCGGTGGTCGCGGACCTTCCGGACCGCGACCGGCTGATCCTGCACCGGCGCTTCGTGGACCACCGGACCCAGGCCGAGATCGGAGCCGAGATCGGAGTCAGCCAGATGCAGGTCTCGCGGCTGCTGCGCGAGATCATCCTGCTGCTGCGGTCCGCGCTCGTCGCCTAG
- a CDS encoding DUF3618 domain-containing protein, which yields MAEDPEQLKRDIEQSRRRVGRDVDALTEKVSPGRVVGRRVERARGGVHRLKESVMGTADSMGGSMSHAAGSAASSVQDVGSKVTDAGSKVTDAVGSAPGMARSHTRGTPLAAGLVAFAAGWVIASALPASTQERELAQETKDKVAGPVKDQAAQLAQEIKDDLQQPAQEAVASVKESATQAATDVADDGRSAAQQVADGAKDSAGNVRQASSSS from the coding sequence ATGGCTGAAGACCCGGAACAGCTGAAACGGGACATCGAGCAGAGCCGGCGCCGGGTCGGCCGCGACGTCGACGCCCTGACCGAGAAGGTCAGCCCCGGTCGCGTGGTCGGCCGGCGGGTGGAGCGGGCTCGCGGTGGAGTTCACCGGCTGAAGGAGAGTGTGATGGGGACGGCGGATTCGATGGGTGGATCGATGAGCCACGCGGCCGGCTCGGCCGCGTCGTCGGTCCAGGACGTCGGCAGCAAGGTCACGGACGCGGGGAGCAAGGTCACGGACGCCGTCGGCTCGGCGCCGGGGATGGCACGCTCGCACACCCGCGGTACGCCGCTCGCGGCCGGCCTGGTCGCCTTCGCGGCGGGCTGGGTGATCGCTTCCGCGCTGCCTGCCTCGACGCAGGAACGTGAACTGGCGCAGGAGACCAAGGACAAGGTCGCCGGCCCGGTGAAGGACCAGGCAGCTCAGCTGGCGCAGGAGATCAAGGACGACCTGCAGCAGCCGGCCCAGGAGGCCGTCGCCAGTGTGAAGGAATCCGCGACCCAGGCAGCCACCGACGTGGCCGACGACGGCCGTTCGGCGGCTCAGCAGGTTGCTGACGGAGCGAAGGACTCGGCCGGCAACGTGCGGCAGGCGAGCTCCTCGAGCTGA
- a CDS encoding Hsp20/alpha crystallin family protein, with protein MLMRTDPFRELDRLTQQLTGGATPGTWSRPNPMPMDAYRNGDEYVVVLDLPGVAPEAIDLDVERNVLTIKAERRPAAVTDGTEMQVAERPLGAFSRQLFLGDALDADRIEAAYENGVLTVRIPVAAKAKPRKISIAGAGSTAHELNA; from the coding sequence ATGTTGATGCGCACAGACCCGTTCCGTGAGCTGGACCGACTGACCCAGCAACTCACCGGCGGAGCTACCCCCGGGACCTGGTCCCGGCCCAATCCGATGCCGATGGACGCCTACCGCAACGGCGACGAGTACGTGGTGGTCCTCGACCTGCCCGGCGTCGCTCCGGAAGCGATCGACCTCGACGTCGAGCGCAACGTGCTGACCATCAAGGCCGAACGCCGGCCGGCGGCGGTCACCGACGGCACCGAGATGCAGGTGGCCGAACGACCGCTCGGCGCGTTCTCCCGGCAACTGTTCCTCGGCGACGCCCTCGACGCCGACCGGATCGAGGCGGCGTACGAGAACGGCGTGCTGACGGTGCGGATCCCCGTCGCCGCCAAGGCGAAACCCCGCAAGATCAGCATCGCCGGTGCCGGTTCGACGGCCCACGAACTCAACGCCTGA
- a CDS encoding phage holin family protein — MDESVGELVSQLTSDLGDLTRQELALAKAELQAEAKKAGKGAGMLGGAALAGWMVALFLSLTVMWALGEAMDLVWAALIVTVLWAIIAAVLAMTGRKELQEVSPKPDQTVESLKEDAKWLKTRNS, encoded by the coding sequence GTGGACGAGTCGGTGGGTGAGCTGGTCTCCCAGCTGACCAGCGATCTCGGCGACCTCACCCGGCAGGAACTGGCACTGGCCAAGGCCGAGCTTCAGGCAGAGGCGAAGAAGGCCGGCAAGGGCGCGGGCATGCTCGGCGGCGCGGCCCTGGCCGGCTGGATGGTCGCCCTTTTCCTTTCCCTCACGGTGATGTGGGCGCTGGGCGAGGCGATGGACCTCGTCTGGGCGGCACTGATCGTGACGGTGCTCTGGGCGATCATCGCCGCGGTTCTGGCGATGACCGGGCGCAAGGAACTGCAGGAGGTCAGCCCGAAACCCGACCAGACGGTCGAATCACTCAAGGAGGACGCGAAATGGCTGAAGACCCGGAACAGCTGA
- a CDS encoding SRPBCC family protein: protein MSENERLIHASVEDVFAVLTDGWSYASWVVGASRIRDVEPGWPQPGHSIHHSVGAWPLLINDATTVQQYEPLRHLELKVRAWPTGEGMVEFVATDRDGECLLVMRERTLKGPAALIPEAVLDPVLRVRNAETLERLALLAEGRRTTG from the coding sequence ATGAGCGAGAACGAACGCCTGATCCATGCCTCCGTCGAGGACGTCTTCGCCGTACTGACCGACGGCTGGAGCTATGCGTCGTGGGTGGTCGGCGCCTCCCGGATCCGCGACGTGGAGCCCGGCTGGCCGCAGCCCGGGCACAGCATCCACCACTCCGTCGGGGCCTGGCCGTTGCTGATCAACGACGCCACCACGGTCCAGCAGTACGAGCCGCTGCGGCACCTGGAACTGAAGGTGCGCGCCTGGCCGACCGGTGAGGGGATGGTCGAGTTCGTCGCGACGGACCGGGACGGCGAATGCCTGCTGGTGATGCGCGAACGCACTCTCAAGGGACCCGCCGCCCTGATCCCCGAGGCGGTGCTCGACCCCGTCCTGCGAGTGCGGAACGCGGAGACCCTCGAGCGGCTGGCGCTGCTGGCCGAGGGCCGCAGAACCACTGGTTGA